The region GCGCCAACGGTACCGCCACGTGACCGGCGCGATGCGATGGGACGAGCGAACGGCTGCGCTCACGCGTGCTTTCGCATCAGGGTTCAGGTTGCGCGAAAGATGCTCGCTGCATGGCTTCTAGCGCACCGGTTGCGACGCGTGCGTACCCACCACGGTCGTCCATGGCCGCACGCGCCAGCGCGTCACGAGCCCCGCAAGCACATACGGATCGGCTTCGGCAAAGGCTTTGGCGGCAGCGGGCGAGTCGCCTTCGAAGAGCAGCACGGCGGTGTCGACCGGTTCGGTCAGCGCGCCGGCGAGTTGCAATTCGCCGCGTTCGACCGC is a window of Paraburkholderia sp. IMGN_8 DNA encoding:
- a CDS encoding YciI-like protein, with the translated sequence MHYLLMYDLVSDYLERRGAYRDEHLKHAWAAVERGELQLAGALTEPVDTAVLLFEGDSPAAAKAFAEADPYVLAGLVTRWRVRPWTTVVGTHASQPVR